Proteins encoded within one genomic window of Bombus pyrosoma isolate SC7728 linkage group LG13, ASM1482585v1, whole genome shotgun sequence:
- the LOC122574436 gene encoding optineurin: MEPNEEQKSTSEEQNSTKLLNINPRLYAEPESHLQNLGFTVNNGKARFKLDEDAPLYFKAAVKDVCAVDEDDTSLSFVVLGKDSLDTIQQSSLASYVDIQQKCMSIDYNSMIASWDSVEVYQKLNEVLQENTKLKETLKQNNIAMKQQFNTLATWQEDILKIHQNHKKKFAETRELINYLKQENTDLKMRLSSELTSHSEMGYEFLDANDKQDTAREEKVSIPENQLGDQVCCELDSILNENTDKVKVLKESGTSEIVEKTVESEKENADNKRFLEEERIALQKERENLEEEKKMLESQKKTLEMEYKNLNNAKELLQQEKISLQEEQTSLDQQSQLYEIYYKKSLESEKEKFQTKYNQLIAEIGVMHESVQKKKACIKELQKELAQHMEDNSLLRTQLRLHEEDFGQEKKLREILLQEKNALNADLQKQIEFNERLQQQIKSLNTSGSQTNIIEQLQPPLLSLSCPNCNRTFPNVHLLETHVNDCLSLD, translated from the exons ATGGAGCCTAATGAAGAACAAAAATCTACATCAGAAGAGCAGAACTCAACCAAactattgaatattaatccaAGACTATATGCCGAGCCAGAAAGCCATTTGCAGAATCTTGGGTTTACTGTAAATAATGGAAAGGCTAGATTCAAATTGGACGAGGATGCACCTTTGTACTTTAAAGCAGCAGTTAAAGATGTTTGTGCTGTTGATGAAGATGACACATCATTATCTTTTGTGGTGCTAGGTAAAGATTCGCTGGATACTATCCAACAATCATCACTTGCATCTTATGTTGATATTCAACAAAAGTGTATGTCAATT GACTATAATTCTATGATAGCGTCATGGGATTCAGTAGAAGTATATCAAAAGTTAAATGAGGTGTtacaagaaaatacaaaattaaaggaaactTTGAAACAGAATAATATAGCTATGAAACAACAATTTAACACACTAGCGACATGGCaagaagatattttgaaaatacatcaaaatcataagaaaaaatttgctGAAACTAGAGAATTAATAAACTACCTTAAACAAGAAAATACGGACCTGAAAATGAGACTTAGCTCTGAACTAACTAGTCATTCGGAAATGGGATATGAG TTTCTTGATGCAAATGACAAACAAGATACAGCAAGAGAGGAAAAAGTGTCTATTCCTGAAAATCAACTTGGCGATCAAGTTTGCTGTGAATTAGACTCgatattgaatgaaaatacaGACAAAGTAAAAGTACTAAAGGAAAGTGGGACTTCAGAAATCGTTGAAAAAACTGTAGaatcagaaaaagaaaacgctgataataaacgatttctcgaagaagaaagaatcgcacttcagaaagagagagaaaatcttgaagaagaaaagaagatgcTTGAAAGTCAAAAAAAGACCTTAGAAAtggaatacaaaaatttaaacaatgcTAAAGAACTTCTACAGCAAGAAAAAATCAGTTTACAGGAAGAACAAACATCTTTGGACCAACAAAGtcaattatatgaaatttattataaaaagtctTTAGAATcagaaaaggagaaatttcaaacaaaatataaccAGCTAATTGCTGAAATTGGTGTAATGCATGAAAGTgtacagaaaaaaaaagcatGTATAAAAGAGCTGCAGAAAGAATTAGCACAACAT ATGGAAGATAACAGTTTGCTGCGAACACAGTTAAGACTTCATGAAGAAGATTTTGGGCAGGAGAAAAAACTCAGGGAGATATTATTACAAGAGAAAAATGCACTAAATGCGGATTTacaaaaacaaatagaatttaatgagCGACTACAGCAACAAATTAAATCTCTAAATACGTCTGGAAGTCAA ACAAACATTATTGAACAATTACAGCCCCCATTGTTATCATTGTCATGTCCAAACTGTAATCGTACATTCCCGAATGTACATTTACTGGAAACTCATGTTAATGATTGTTTAAGTTTAGACTAG